A portion of the Staphylococcus felis genome contains these proteins:
- a CDS encoding ABC transporter ATP-binding protein has translation MTIVRLNNLNIWYNPQKLIIENATLNLEKGKIYGLLGKNGSGKTTLINTICGVIPTFSGDIKINDLDIVKENYQARLERFYVPDTPPIISQMTTQQYISFILDMYQQKFNERQLVEISKKYNFENFLGTKMDNLSFGNKKKTALICSLLLDVPLKIFDEPLNGLDIEAIDTFLQDLFDMVKEGKCVIISSHLLDIVKKLTLNIIYINDKHCHYFTLNEESDIRKVLSNYDQE, from the coding sequence ATGACAATAGTTCGTTTAAATAATCTGAATATTTGGTATAACCCACAAAAACTAATAATTGAAAATGCAACTTTAAATCTAGAAAAGGGCAAGATATATGGGTTACTTGGTAAAAATGGATCCGGTAAAACAACATTGATAAATACCATATGTGGAGTTATACCAACCTTTTCGGGTGATATAAAAATCAATGACTTAGATATAGTAAAGGAAAATTATCAAGCTAGATTAGAAAGATTCTATGTACCAGATACCCCCCCTATTATTTCTCAAATGACAACTCAACAATATATAAGTTTTATACTAGATATGTATCAGCAGAAATTTAACGAAAGACAGTTAGTGGAAATTTCTAAAAAATATAATTTTGAGAATTTTTTAGGTACTAAAATGGATAATCTTTCATTTGGAAATAAAAAAAAGACTGCTTTAATTTGTTCACTTTTATTAGATGTGCCTCTCAAAATATTTGATGAACCATTAAATGGCTTGGATATCGAAGCAATAGATACTTTTCTTCAAGATCTCTTTGATATGGTGAAAGAAGGCAAATGCGTTATCATATCATCACATTTATTAGATATTGTCAAAAAATTAACATTGAATATTATATATATTAACGATAAACATTGCCATTATTTCACCCTCAATGAGGAAAGCGATATAAGGAAGGTT